Proteins encoded by one window of candidate division TA06 bacterium:
- a CDS encoding FAD-binding oxidoreductase, translating to MSNTSDAVIIGGGIIGTACGYYLSRKGLKVSIVEQGFLCSGSTGRCIGGIRQQFTSPGSIKLMMESVQHFKEMEQELGVDVHWHNGGYLFLAHSPEKKQAFLSNIAVQQAAGLKDVGWVNAGECREIAPGLDISGLWGGSYCPSDGQAYPFAVVQGYAEKIKKSGGSIYTFFQVSQILQQGGKVTGVKTENGQEFSAGAVINAAGAWSKDIGRMAGIEIPVEAERHEALITEGVEYLGIPMLVDYRADGGYFQQYRHNGQFIGCYSPVPNVPGHSVDSTFEFLHEMPKRMLKLVPGLENLKVIRQWAGSYENTPDGNPILDRTGLDGFYTVAGMCGHGFMLGPAMGRVAADFITSGSQAAPYPEFALKRDFSQTEAMK from the coding sequence ATGAGCAATACTTCTGACGCCGTCATCATCGGCGGGGGCATCATCGGAACGGCCTGCGGTTACTACCTTTCCCGCAAGGGCTTGAAAGTTTCGATCGTGGAGCAGGGGTTCCTTTGTTCAGGCTCCACCGGGCGCTGCATCGGCGGGATCCGGCAGCAGTTCACCTCGCCCGGCTCCATCAAGCTGATGATGGAAAGCGTTCAGCATTTCAAAGAGATGGAGCAGGAGTTGGGAGTGGATGTCCACTGGCACAATGGGGGGTATCTTTTCCTGGCCCACAGCCCCGAGAAAAAACAGGCCTTCCTGTCCAACATCGCGGTTCAGCAGGCGGCCGGCTTAAAGGATGTGGGCTGGGTCAATGCTGGGGAATGCCGGGAGATCGCCCCGGGGCTGGATATTTCAGGCCTCTGGGGCGGTTCTTACTGCCCCTCGGACGGCCAGGCCTATCCCTTTGCCGTGGTCCAGGGCTATGCCGAAAAGATCAAAAAGTCAGGCGGCAGCATCTACACTTTTTTTCAAGTGTCTCAGATACTTCAGCAGGGCGGAAAGGTCACCGGGGTCAAAACCGAAAACGGCCAGGAATTTTCGGCCGGAGCGGTCATCAATGCGGCCGGGGCTTGGTCCAAAGATATCGGCCGGATGGCCGGGATAGAGATCCCGGTGGAGGCCGAGCGGCACGAAGCCCTGATCACCGAGGGAGTGGAGTATCTTGGTATCCCGATGCTGGTGGACTACCGAGCCGATGGCGGTTATTTTCAGCAGTACAGGCATAACGGACAGTTCATCGGCTGTTATTCCCCGGTTCCCAACGTGCCGGGACATTCGGTCGATTCCACCTTTGAGTTTTTGCACGAGATGCCCAAGCGGATGCTGAAATTAGTGCCGGGCCTGGAGAATCTGAAAGTCATTCGCCAATGGGCCGGCAGTTACGAGAACACCCCGGACGGGAATCCGATTCTGGACCGCACCGGGCTGGACGGGTTCTACACGGTGGCCGGGATGTGCGGACACGGTTTCATGCTGGG
- a CDS encoding (2Fe-2S)-binding protein: protein MANNNDKIVCRCEDIIESEVLEAIAQGAQTADEVKRLTRAGMGHCQGRTCRRLVNQMLAQKLGQKPEAQRPITQRAPLQPLTIKALAEYSTDKNL from the coding sequence ATGGCAAATAACAACGACAAAATAGTCTGCCGCTGCGAGGACATAATCGAGTCCGAAGTCCTGGAAGCTATTGCTCAGGGAGCTCAGACTGCTGATGAGGTCAAGCGCCTGACCCGGGCCGGCATGGGGCACTGCCAGGGGCGCACCTGCCGCCGGTTAGTCAACCAGATGCTGGCCCAAAAACTGGGGCAGAAGCCCGAGGCCCAAAGGCCCATCACCCAGCGGGCCCCGCTGCAGCCCCTGACCATTAAAGCCCTGGCGGAATATTCCACCGACAAGAACCTTTAG